The sequence below is a genomic window from Nocardia fluminea.
GCTGTCCGACGGTGAGGCGCTGTTCTTCGCCGAGGTTCCGGCGATCGGCGCGAAAGCTCCGGTCGAGGGCTGGATTCCGTTCTCGCGCGTGTTCGACGTGGTCGCCTCCGGCCGTCGCCATGTGGTGATGGGCGCCAACCAGATCGACCGGTTCGGCAACCAGAACCTGTCGGCCTTCGGTCCGCTGCAGCAGCCCACACGTCAGATGTTCGGTGTGCGTGGCGCGCCCGGCAACACCATCAACCACGCGACGAGCTACTTCGTGCCCCGGCACAACAATCGGGTGTTCGTCGACAAGGTCGACATCATCTCCGGAATCGGTTACGACAGAATCGATCCCGAGAACCCGGCCTACCGGTTCCATCACCTGCACCGCGTGGTGACCAACCTGGGCGTGTTCGACTTCAACGGCCCTGACCACACTCTGCGCGCGCTGTCGCTGCACCCGG
It includes:
- a CDS encoding CoA-transferase subunit beta, yielding MNSAVQSGPVTRAEVCVVAAAEIFRGAGEIMASPMSTVTTIGARLARLTFEPDLLLSDGEALFFAEVPAIGAKAPVEGWIPFSRVFDVVASGRRHVVMGANQIDRFGNQNLSAFGPLQQPTRQMFGVRGAPGNTINHATSYFVPRHNNRVFVDKVDIISGIGYDRIDPENPAYRFHHLHRVVTNLGVFDFNGPDHTLRALSLHPGVSASEVAENTSFEIAELGSAGETRLPTEEELRIIRTVLDPKGFREKEVAA